A stretch of DNA from Hydra vulgaris chromosome 03, alternate assembly HydraT2T_AEP:
tatatatatatatatatatatatatatatatatatatatatatatatatatatatatatatatatatatatatatatgtatgtatatatatatatgtatgtatatatatgtatatatatgtgtatgtatatatatgtatatgtgcatgtgtgtttgtgtatgtatgtatatatacatacatacatacatacaaaaacacatatacatatatatatatatacacatatatatatgtatattggaTTTATTACAGATTCTCAAGCTGTTGGCTTGTTTGGTGTTAACTTTTACAGAAGTCAAAAGTTTTGGCTCTTGGATGAGATACCTTTACAACAATATACTTGCAGATCCGTTATCAACTTTTAAAGTTGCAATACcttcatttatttatgttgtgcaaaataatttgcaatttatTGCTATATCGAATCTTGATGCTGCTACATTTCAAGTAACATACCAACTAAAGATTTTGACAACAGCTTTATTTTCAGttcttatgttaaataaatctttatcaaaaggTCAATGGTTTtcattattgttgttatttgttGGAGTAGCGCTAGTACAGTTTCAACCAAATCAAGTTAATAATTCCCTTACCTCACAAAATCCTATTGTTGGTCTTACTGCAGTGGTTGTTTCAAGTTTGTGCTCAGGATTTGCTGgagtatattttgaaaagattttaaaaggaTCTGGAAATGTCTCGATATGGTTAAGAAATATTCAACTTGGCATTTTTGGTGCTTTAATTGGTGCTGTTGGAATGATTGCAAATGATGGTAccaaaataaagcaaaatggATTACTTTTTGGTTACTCTGCAATTGTTtggtttgtaatttttatgcAGGCTTTTGGTGGTTTATTAGTGGCTGTCGTAGTGAAATATGCAGATAATATATTAAAGGGTTTTGCAACTTCATTCGCCATTATAGTTTCATGTATAGTATCTATTTATGCATTTAACTTTGTATTGAGCTTGGAGTTTGTTGCAGGTTCGATATTAGTAATAGttgctatttatatttatggTCTTCCGCAAAATAAGTAATAAGTTAGTAAGtagtaaatacataaattatcatatttatgtttttaacgaCATAAACATTAAAGTACCATTAAATGTGCAATAACAAAATAGCActtattttcttgattttgttgtttcaatataaaattttcattagactttattaacagttttgaatttgataacaaaattaaattttacttacgAAAATACAAGTTACTGAGATTGCAAAACCTCTggtaaaaattctatttttaaattcttcttttaaattaaatactaaattttactctgtttaaagtaaagttaatgttaattaGAAgtcataattattaataattaaagtttgttctggaaaaaaaaggaattaaaaaaaggttaaagttttttttagctgaAATTAGCGGATATTTGCAAAAATCTGTATATTTGTATCTGTAACAAATACACGAAAAAAATTTGGGAACATGTTTAATTTGTTACTTAGTGACAATGTGTAATCTGTACTTAGTGACAGTTTGTTAAGGAATTGTGGGATTAATGTATTCCTAGAACTTTaggactttttaaatttaaagtaatttctcataaattacaaattttaatgttttttcaattaaagttttgatagtaatatgttgttgtttttattaaataaaaagtcgTTTTTACTAGAAGTATTCTTTCCCAGATAATTCTCAAATCACTAGTTAACACTGAAATAtagaaaaagatatatttttttatttattcaggaacatttttttgaaattttagagatttaacatgtttttatttatactatttattttgcGGTTATTTGGTTAAATATTATGTCTAATactatattgttattaaaaaaatcacgaatgttttgtaaatattttcattgttttcatacaTTCTTTAAACTATAGAATAAGTTTTAACTGCttaaaattgaaagtttgttatgaaacatttttttagaatttttattaatttcaaaaaaatatatatttttcttaaatttttttgattatttataaaattgataattagaaaatttttagaaaattgtttacgtttggttgtttttttttatatacagttataaTATAAGACATagttttttgaatgaaattgtGTTCTTTTTATACGGTTGTTGTTATATTTTCAGCCTGGTAATACGATTTTTAGGCTGGCgttgattaaatttatttctcatATTTATACATAGAGATTGATAAAAATGATCTtgattgtaattgtaattgaaaaatgaaaaattgaattttgttaTAGAAAAACGGTTAATTTAGGAATGttgatttttactaataaatttgattatttttttgttgttgtttcctATTATTTATTTCCActgttatatttaaaactgaagttatttaacttatttacaaCTATAGTCCTCGTTGCGTAAGTCTTAGCCAGTAGCGTAACCAGAGTGAGCATAGGCTTGCTGACCCTGGAGGTTGACTGAAAGGCAAAGAACCTCCATGGTCAGCAAGCCTCGAGCTAGACTTAGtgaaaaaatatagcaaaaacatttgtaaaaaaataattttaaatcttttttgctactaaaaagcggaaaataaatttttcaatttgaatttaatagttcagtaaactaaaaattgacAGGTCTGCACAAGATTTATTTAGAAACAGACCTGTCAAactttagtttactgaactaataaatttaaattaaaaatccgttttttagtacaaaaaaagttatatattttagctaatgttttagctatattttattttctacttttttgtttttacaataagTTATGtcacaatattattaaaacagtatTGAGACTTGTGATTAAGTTGCCTAGTTATTAGGGtgaatcatattttttaatttattgtcacTACTACAAAAAGTTGCTATAGTATGaaattaataagaaaacaatgaaaattcaACCTTCCTTCAACATCTTAGGGGGcaacttttgttaaaactttttaaataacgcTTTTCTACGTAGTTCGAATTCACCAATAGTTCAAATGGAATATTtcgtattttatttaattaactataCCCATATTTGACATTAAccctatttttaatttcatttttactttatctCTCACTGTTCTCTTGTTTAAGACTAGTGAATTATAACCGTACGTTAACACGTCACGTAAAGAATCGTGTTAAAATTCACGTATTATTTATGATTACGTTCGAGgattacttaaataattattgtagTTGAAGAATTGTCATGggagttttaatttgtatataaatataagattttatgTAATGAACGTGATAGAATCAATAACGATCAGatcgttttttaatatataatcgcGATAATGCAACACTCACAATATTGTGAGTGTTCTGAATGCTTATTGCAATATTAACATTGAAATATgcaaactttaaatgttttgattgttaactttaaagtttaacgcattgtataatttttttgaatgcttGTGAATTGATTTGTTGGCACTTGATATTTACGTTCGCAAGAGAacgtttcttttttaatttattctttgtaaATGTGGATTACGAATGATTTTTGGTTCTTATTCTTTTTAGATTGCATAATGAACTTGAAGAAAAAGTTTATCATAACCAGAAGTGACACAGAACACTCAGTATTTGAAATTCAGTTTGGAAAAAAGAATGCAGAAACATGCCGAGCTTTGTCATCGACAATTACTCTTTCCTGCAAGAGCGATAAAGAAAGCAGTTGTGGTGATAATGAGGAATATGACTAAGCTACTGATTCAGAAGACAACTCACATAGTGGACATGATCCAAAATATTGCAATGTATTTTAGTACAAAGAACTCTGTCAAATAATGGAGCAAACAGAAGTTAACAACCGAGATGCATACAAAATCGTTAACGCTTGCTTAAAAGATACATTATTTGATTCACCACAATACATATTAGATCCAGCAAAATTAAGAAGACAATGAGAGCTGTGGCGACAAAGAAATGTCGAAGAACATGCAGAATTGATGACCGTATAGACAAAACCTTAAGGTTAGTGGAGCAAGACGATGGTAAAGTTAGCAGGACCACTACCATCAAGGAAGATCATTACATTATTTGCTCATATCCCAACAGCGTCTACTTTGATCATATTTGTCCAAAAAGTGGTAAAGCAGTTGGTGTTGCGAAAGAAATTGTTTCAGTTTTAAATGACAGAAATTCTCTTTTGATTTTACAAAGTGTTGTTTGTGATGGAACTAATGTAAACACGGGCTGGAAAAAAAGGATCATTCgtttatattgatatattaatAGTTTTGTATAATCTCGTAAATATCAGAAATACTGGTTGTAGAAACGACGAAGTATTTCACAAATACTCCTCCCGGAAATCTCAATCATGCCAGGTTGCTCACATTTGCCAATCGCTTGCTTCAGTTATAATGTCGACCGTAAAACCCATGATAAGTCTGATAAAATTGTTGATTACATCATCAAAGTTTACTGTTTCTATTGGtttttaatcaagaaaaattagaaatgcGTTGAAGGAGCACGGAATTTTTGCATGATTATGAAAAAATTCCGCGCTCCTTCATTTTATGCATTTGTAGTCTTAATCATCCTTGTACAATAGCAATCGCCTAGAAAATATTGCACAGAAACAGTTATTTTGCTCATCTTGAAAGTGTTTTGTTGTTAGCCATCAAAgatgaagacaaaaaaaaagcgGCTGATGCAGCAAAGAAAATTGTTGCGTGTAGAAGAGAAGATAACACTGCTGGGGTACGTGTTTTCTCTATGCACAAGGTTTCTCTCACATTTAGAAATGATCGACTGATCAAATCTTGATATCTCTCCTCCGATTTCATCTGAAGTGAACAATGAAGACCTTAGGCATTGTAGTGAATAGTTCATATTGTTATATGTTTTAGTGCGTAGTTTGCATTGGTatgtactttttatttagtttaatgtCGCCTTATTTAGTTTAATGTTGCATtgatattatgtaataaaaatatttagttaaatgttACTTCGTATAGTTAGCTATTGTGCTTATAAAAACAagtgactttttatttttattattattgttattattattattactattattattgttattgtttttgctgttttattattattgcagtttttatgtttatctatattaaattatgtttatctatattaatttttatgtttatctatattattactctaaatactatttttattattatcattactattttataattattattaattatatatatgaagaTCTGTATTTTTGGTGTTTACCTAAGATTagtaaaattactatttttaaatatccatgaaattttttttcagagtaTATATTCGATTGAATAGTACTTATTAGCAATTATCAGCTATTAAATAcgtaataaaacatttgaaaacaaACGAATTAAAAATTACGGTAGAACGACTTCTGACGTAATAATAGATGTAACTATTTAGTAGTACttgcttttaaagaaatttttgaatttcaatTAACTACCCCTTGAAATGTGGAACATTGGTGTTAAAACtaactttggaaaaaaattagcCTGATTGAACTACTATTGTGCTTCCCCAGACcccttttaattaaaaaaaaatggtccaAAAATGACTATATTCGAAAGATTTGAGGAggtaataatatcaaaattttgaactgATTTATTTGATAAGACAGGTATTGATgtacattttcaaataaataaggGTAGTTAAGGTAGAATATGCCTACTTTTGCTGTTGTATTGtgttaaatagtgttaaaaatcccaaaaaaaaaaattattattttgacgCGAATTGTAAGAATGATGAAATACTTTGTTAtacacttttatataatttttgattgactattctttttttttattattattttattatatttgtatggCGATAACAATTTTACT
This window harbors:
- the LOC136078194 gene encoding UDP-galactose translocator-like, translated to MMKSDTTISIEKEKEMKITSEPSNLKYISLAVLIFQNAGLILTIRYSRTLKGDMYISSTAVFLAEILKLLACLVLTFTEVKSFGSWMRYLYNNILADPLSTFKVAIPSFIYVVQNNLQFIAISNLDAATFQVTYQLKILTTALFSVLMLNKSLSKGQWFSLLLLFVGVALVQFQPNQVNNSLTSQNPIVGLTAVVVSSLCSGFAGVYFEKILKGSGNVSIWLRNIQLGIFGALIGAVGMIANDGTKIKQNGLLFGYSAIVWFVIFMQAFGGLLVAVVVKYADNILKGFATSFAIIVSCIVSIYAFNFVLSLEFVAGSILVIVAIYIYGLPQNK